The Montipora capricornis isolate CH-2021 chromosome 3, ASM3666992v2, whole genome shotgun sequence genome window below encodes:
- the LOC138039877 gene encoding uncharacterized protein, producing the protein MIATEQAFLVPQNLDEAETLVNKLTIEDLRAFCFTFGLSQDGTKASLKERLMEYYEEKFKSSLGSPVPMPRRRHSAESLKTTEKETLFSSALVDVEQRIDNLEFVVSQMREYMDESLKQFRVSLTESIKESTERMMRAFDKPSDGDPRINSGPNRFVPDIKFVAANRKLNFLEKNAIGVCVELEKLLHAEAAPTRIESQLKRLSKYETDCLHSVKEILANVEDDSLIEETLKDWDEFHSGILRISGRAEEFIAQSRAKHSSSEYSENITGVKLPLLQLPKFSGNILEWSAFYDAFLASVDSHKRLSNVQKFTHLRSCLNGRAYKCIEGYAVTNDNYPKALQDLRGRFGRKRLLVNELVKSILNLDVPVKTDGKSLRHLYDTLQNRMRSLESLGLKPDNNPSLSMVLLPIFDTKLPRELKEKWEFELTKYDDDEDDKEINIKKFFRFLEGHVLSKEAHDDMKSSSPKPRKRFGRETGSRIPDNEEYTSAQALVGSSDFKKVKCGFCGKNHETIKCPSALNKTPDERWQMLMKRKGAPTCFNCLQPGSISHNSRTCKAPRCPVDECGRKHHQLLHTSDKPIENEGDIQVVSGFVCTNKQNLLPTASAKLMHEDKECQIRILLDSGSQQTFLKKSIADDLNMKSQGSPVTMNIKVLGGQEQRKRMDRVRFMLTPLDSGVDQAVSIDAWTISSVCAPLTAVDVDIRKCAHLRNLKLADTFPRKAAPVDLLVGADQYYKLVQGNIRRGRPGTPIATKSRLGWLLSGPVPGSRTDEGTTAMLTVTRIEDPNDQLRRFWELDAIGVIDQHNNVRSVEEEDALNQFNSSCNFNGDRYEVGLPWKKDHPPLVDNYQQAYQRLISIERSLNKHVEKKRMYCDAVNQYIDDGHARAIVKEDSKADKIRYLPHHAVFREDRTTTKCRVVFDSSAKTPDGVSLNSCLLKGPKLQPDLGHVMIRFRCHRIGLMADIKKMFLQIKLKREDQNSHRFLWRDFQADKTPDVYCMTRITFGDTPSPFLSIATVQKHVREHEEDYPVAAKEVKENMYVDDILTGAPDDDCAVQLKDDLCNLLSKGGFPLTKWASNSQKVMEATPLRERAPTLMSTADQEKMCDSLKALGTSWNTQDDLLTFTNVSSILTEADPKTKRSLISLYSRIFDPMGLLTPFLMVPKLLFQELWARGLDWDQSLDSDIAEAWETWKQELADVSHIEVHRWLLHGLPSVDKVELHGFGDASQRAYGSAVYLCAEDREGNRVSNLVMAKSRVAPAKQVTLPRLELLAAFITAKLINYVMEALQIMTDAVYAWSDSQIALAWIKGPSSRWKVFVANRVQDIQQRVAPSQWRFCPGNQNPADFLTRRISASQLKENELWWNGPQWLKQSCRHWPVRETLEREDPECLVEARKEAQEVPHASCFVCLPPVDESTALATRYETWQRLIRITAWILKWLRLHGQPKEGKLSAQEIKESEFVWLRNRQRIAFLPEIEELCNKKQVSERSCIVKLDPQFDKTKRLLVVGGRLQFAQIPEEEKHQIIIPHNDPVIEKLIMHVHVKASHAGPETTLAVLRQRFWLTQGRREVKRVLRKCLTCKHWRTQPVQQKMAPLPAERVQIAPPFTNIGLDFTGPLYLKVKEGSKTSTSKAYICIFICEDSRAVHLELLNSMTTEDFLQAFRRMANRRGMAEVIHSDNQTTFHKAAKVFKASTQRMKLAKIDPSIVENKLADQGVKWKFITERASHRGGQWERVCRQLKEPLRKVLGRAFLTYTEMMTVLTDIEAMINSRPLTYIGDDIRDGRIITPALLAIGRDLERLPDNPPKKADVSLSERYRYQQRLQNHFWSRWLREYLPGLTVRQKWTREEIPLKENDVVLISEDNLPRGKWRIGKVIQTYPGKDDKVRTVKLQTKKGIINRPVQKLHLLEEHKQRVTSENHHEDQADNQFREVRRVGNDCSSFVGEDVQARVQLTHPYKSRFGRVIRPPKRL; encoded by the coding sequence ATGATTGCAACAGAACAAGCGTTTCTTGTTCCACAGAATTTAGATGAGGCGGAGACGTTAGTAAACAAGCTAACCATTGAGGATTTAAGAGCTTTCTGTTTCACGTTTGGGCTCTCGCAAGATGGAACAAAAGCAAGTCTTAAAGAGCGACTTATGGAATATTATGAGGAGAAATTTAAATCGTCTTTAGGGTCTCCAGTGCCAATGCCACGAAGAAGACATTCGGCTGAAAGTCTCAAGACAACCGAGAAAGAAACGTTGTTTTCTTCAGCACTAGTCGACGTTGAACAAAGGATCGATAATTTGGAATTTGTCGTTTCTCAAATGAGGGAGTACATGGATGAATCGCTTAAACAGTTTCGTGTGTCTTTAACGGAATCCATTAAAGAGTCTACTGAACGAATGATGCGTGCTTTTGATAAGCCATCCGATGGAGATCCAAGAATAAACTCGGGTCCGAATCGATTTGTCCCCGATATAAAATTTGTCGCAGCGaatcgaaagttgaactttctGGAGAAGAATGCAATAGGAGTGTGTGTCGAATTGGAAAAATTGCTTCATGCGGAGGCTGCTCCCACGAGAATAGAAAGTCAATTAAAGAGGTTGAGTAAATACGAAACtgattgtttacattctgtGAAAGAAATTTTGGCGAACGTTGAAGACGATTCATTGATTGAAGAAACTTTAAAAGATTGGGACGAATTTCATTCAGGAATCCTAAGAATCTCTGGAAGAGCCGAAGAATTTATCGCCCAAAGCAGAGCGAAACATTCTTCAAGTGAATACTCCGAGAACATCACAGGTGTTAAGCTGCCTCTGTTACAGTTGCCCAAGTTTTCTGGAAACATACTGGAATGGTCAGCGTTTTACGATGCATTTCTGGCATCGGTTGACTCTCATAAAAGACTTAGCAACGTGCAGAAGTTTACCCATTTGAGATCGTGTTTGAATGGCAGGGCGTACAAGTGTATTGAGGGTTACGCGGTCACTAACGATAACTATCCAAAGGCACTACAAGACTTACGAGGTCGTTTTGGACGGAAGCGTTTGTTAGTGAACGAACTTGTCAAGTCCATTTTGAATTTGGATGTTCCGGTGAAAACTGATGGGAAGTCTTTGAGACATTTGTATGATACGTTGCAAAACCGAATGAGGAGTCTGGAGTCGCTTGGTCTCAAGCCTGATAACAACCCTAGCCTATCCATGGTGTTGCTTCCTATTTTTGACACGAAGCTACCACGTGAGCTCAAAGAGAAATGGGAGTTCGAGCTCACGAAATAtgacgatgatgaagatgacaaGGAGATCaatatcaagaaattctttcgATTCTTGGAAGGTCACGTGCTCAGTAAAGAGGCTCACGATGATATGAAGAGTAGTTCACCAAAACCCAGAAAACGATTTGGTAGAGAAACAGGGTCCAGGATCCCGGATAACGAAGAATATACTTCCGCGCAAGCCCTAGTCGGATCTTCCGACTTCAAGAAAGTGAAGTGTGGGTTTTGTGGGAAGAATCATGAAACTATTAAGTGTccgtcagccttgaacaagacGCCTGACGAAAGATGGCAAATGCTAATGAAACGCAAAGGTGCTCCAACATGCTTTAATTGTTTGCAGCCAGGTAGCATATCTCATAATTCAAGGACCTGCAAGGCACCGCGATGTCCTGTTGATGAATGTGGAAGGAAACATCACCAACTTCTACACACTTCAGACAAGCCGATTGAAAATGAAGGAGACATTCAAGTCGTATCAGGGTTTGTTTGTACAAACAAACAGAATTTGCTGCCAACCGCTTCTGCAAAATTGATGCATGAAGACAAGGAATGCCAAATTCGTATCCTCCTGGATAGTGGATCACAACAGACATTCCTTAAGAAATCTATTGCTGATGATTTAAATATGAAGTCACAAGGATCTCCTGTTACTATGAATATTAAAGTACTCGGAGGTCAAGAACAGCGAAAGAGAATGGATCGCGTGAGATTCATGTTGACACCTCTTGACTCAGGTGTTGATCAAGCAGTTTCCATTGACGCCTGGACGATAAGCAGTGTTTGCGCCCCCTTAACAGCTGTAGATGTTGATATTAGGAAGTGTGCACACCTTAGAAACCTAAAGCTTGCTGACACCTTCCCAAGGAAAGCTGCTCCTGTTGACTTGTTAGTCGGGGCCGACCAATACTACAAGCTAGTTCAAGGAAACATTAGAAGAGGCCGTCCAGGAACACCGATCGCAACAAAGTCAAGACTGGGCTGGCTTCTGAGTGGTCCTGTCCCTGGGTCTAGGACAGACGAGGGTACAACAGCCATGTTGACAGTAACAAGAATAGAAGACCCAAACGATCAACTGAGACGATTTTGGGAACTTGACGCCATTGGAGTGATAGATCAGCACAATAATGTCAGATCCGTGGAAGAGGAAGACGCACTTAACCAGTTCAACAGTTCCTGCAACTTCAATGGTGATAGATATGAAGTTGGTCTCCCGTGGAAGAAAGACCACCCACCTTTAGTTGATAATTACCAACAAGCTTATCAAAGGCTTATCTCCATTGAAAGAAGTCTAAACAAGCATGTGGAGAAGAAGAGAATGTATTGTGATGCAGTAAATCAATACATCGATGATGGTCATGCCCGAGCGATAGTCAAAGAAGACAGTAAAGCGGACAAGATAAGGTATCTCCCTCATCATGCGGTGTTCCGAGAAGACAGAACCACCACCAAATGCCGGGTTGTATTCGACAGTAGTGCCAAAACGCCTGATGGAGTCTCGCTCAATTCATGTCTTCTGAAAGGACCAAAGTTACAACCAGACCTGGGACATGTTATGATCAGATTCAGGTGTCATCGAATTGGTCTCATGGCGGATATTAAAAAGATGTTTCTCCAAATCAAACTGAAACGTGAAGATCAAAACAGTCACAGATTTCTGTGGAGAGATTTTCAAGCTGACAAGACGCCAGATGTTTATTGTATGACCAGGATAACATTTGGAGACACACCCTCGCCCTTTCTGTCAATCGCTACAGTACAGAAACACGTTCGAGAACACGAGGAAGATTACCCAGTTGCAGCTAAAGAAGTGAAAGAGAATATGTACGTTGACGATATACTCACTGGTGCCCCAGACGACGATTGTGCAGTGCAGCTTAAAGACGACCTCTGCAATCTTCTTTCAAAAGGGGGATTTCCGTTAACAAAGTGGGCTTCAAACTCCCAGAAGGTGATGGAAGCAACTCCTTTGCGAGAGAGAGCACCAACACTCATGTCAACTGCTGACCAGGAAAAGATGTGCGACTCATTAAAAGCACTAGGGACGTCATGGAATACACAAGATGATCTTTTGACCTTTACAAACGTTTCCAGTATCCTAACTGAGGCAGATCCCAAGACCAAGAGAAGTTTGATTAGCCTATATTCCAGAATATTTGATCCGATGGGGTTGTTGACTCCGTTCCTGATGGTACCAAAGTTACTATTTCAAGAACTATGGGCGCGAGGTCTTGACTGGGATCAGTCATTGGACTCTGACATCGCCGAAGCATGGGAAACGTGGAAGCAGGAATTGGCCGACGTGAGTCACATCGAAGTTCATAGATGGTTATTGCATGGTTTGCCATCCGTTGACAAAGTAGAGCTCCATGGATTCGGAGACGCCAGTCAAAGAGCCTATGGATCAGCAGTTTACCTTTGTGCTGAAGACCGAGAAGGCAACAGAGTCTCCAATTTAGTGATGGCCAAGTCCAGAGTTGCGCCAGCTAAGCAAGTTACTTTACCAAGGCTAGAACTTCTTGCAGCATTCATAACCGCCAAGCTGATAAATTACGTCATGGAAGCTCTCCAAATAATGACGGACGCAGTTTACGCTTGGTCAGACAGTCAGATTGCGCTTGCGTGGATAAAAGGACCCAGTTCCAGGTGGAAAGTTTTCGTAGCAAACAGAGTTCAAGATATCCAACAAAGGGTTGCACCAAGCCAGTGGAGATTCTGCCCAGGAAACCAGAATCCTGCAGACTTTCTCACAAGAAGGATTTCAGCATCTCAGCTCAAGGAAAACGAACTTTGGTGGAATGGTCCTCAATGGTTAAAGCAATCTTGTCGTCACTGGCCAGTCCGTGAGACGCTTGAACGAGAAGATCCAGAGTGTCTAGTTGAAGCAAGAAAAGAAGCGCAAGAAGTACCACATGCAAGTTGTTTTGTATGTCTACCACCTGTTGATGAAAGCACCGCATTAGCAACAAGATACGAAACCTGGCAGCGTTTGATAAGGATAACCGCGTGGATTCTCAAGTGGCTACGATTACATGGGCAGCCCAAGGAGGGAAAACTGTCAGCCCAGGAGATAAAGGAGTCGGAGTTCGTATGGTTAAGAAACAGACAAAGAATTGCCTTCCTTCCAGAAATTGAAGAACTGTGTAACAAGAAACAAGTGTCTGAAAGAAGTTGCATAGTTAAGCTTGATCCTCAGTTTGACAAAACTAAGAGATTGCTTGTGGTTGGAGGCCGTCTTCAGTTTGCTCAAATACCTGAAGAAGAAAAGCATCAAATTATTATTCCACACAATGATCCTGTTATTGAAAAACTGATCATGCACGTACATGTGAAAGCAAGTCACGCTGGACCAGAGACTACTCTCGCAGTTCTACGTCAGCGATTTTGGCTTACACAAGGAAGACGAGAAGTAAAACGAGTCTTGAGAAAATGTCTCACTTGCAAGCATTGGAGAACTCAGCCAGTTCAACAAAAGATGGCACCCCTACCTGCTGAGCGAGTACAGATAGCACCACCATTCACCAACATTGGTCTAGACTTCACAGGTCCGTTGTACTTGAAAGTAAAAGAAGGTTCCAAGACATCTACTTCAAAAGCCTACATATGTATTTTTATCTGTGAAGATTCCCGTGCAGTCCATTTGGAGCTATTAAACAGTATGACAACTGAGGACTTCTTGCAAGCCTTTCGACGTATGGCTAATCGAAGAGGAATGGCGGAGGTGATTCATTCAGATAATCAGACAACGTTCCACAAGGCCGCAAAGGTTTTTAAGGCATCGACTCAAAGAATGAAATTAGCGAAGATAGACCCAAGCATTGTAGAAAACAAATTGGCCGACCAAGGCGTAAAGTGGAAGTTTATTACAGAAAGAGCCAGTCATCGAGGAGGTCAGTGGGAAAGAGTATGCCGACAACTCAAGGAACCACTGAGGAAAGTGTTAGGTAGAGCCTTCCTCACTTACACGGAGATGATGACAGTCTTAACAGACATAGAAGCTATGATCAACTCACGTCCCCTCACTTATATTGGTGACGACATCAGAGATGGAAGAATTATTACTCCAGCATTGCTTGCCATTGGAAGAGACTTAGAACGTCTACCAGATAACCCTCCCAAGAAAGCGGACGTGTCGCTCTCGGAACGTTATAGATATCAACAACGACTTCAAAATCACTTTTGGTCCCGTTGGCTGCGAGAATATTTGCCCGGACTCACTGTTCGTCAAAAATGGACAAGAGaagaaattccactgaaagaAAATGACGTCGTTCTGATATCCGAAGATAACCTTCCCAGAGGAAAATGGAGGATCGGTAAAGTTATACAAACCTATCCCGGAAAAGACGACAAGGTTCGCACCGTGAAGCTCCAAACTAAGAAAGGAATCATTAACAGACCAGTACAGAAGTTACACTTGTTAGAAGAACATAAACAGAGAGTTACCAGTGAGAATCACCATGAAGACCAGGCAGACAATCAGTTTCGTGAGGTCCGAAGAGTAGGAAATGACTGTTCGTCATTCGTGGGGGAGGATGTACAAGCCCGCGTGCAATTGACACATCCGTATAAATCGCGATTTGGACGCGTAATTAGGCCTCCTAAGAGATTATAA